A stretch of the Medicago truncatula cultivar Jemalong A17 chromosome 5, MtrunA17r5.0-ANR, whole genome shotgun sequence genome encodes the following:
- the LOC11439891 gene encoding WEB family protein At5g55860, protein MVARIKQSVTESRKSTKSVVGEIDTNSPIQSVKDAVSLFGEAALSAGNVTIKKAKSKPYSVERVWAKEAQLHLAQEELNKLKARLKNAKATKTQVLMELEKTKTTVIDLKKKLKVLNESREFTIHATKASKSQAVKQLKEEQCGNLNVINGASKEELKTTVQRYKSIIAELDVAKQELRKIRQECKESLEARVSAFNQAAEAKDAMNINAKRACELSKEILAVQESIQQMKVASVEADQQKQEILVEKNVPRQSYKSSLEESEKKLLALKKHFNSELVENLEAKLTETMSEISAIQKEIENKKMSDLEQVKSVALELDGAKETLQKVSEEESSLRSLVEALRMDLEYVKRDHSELKETECETESIVKNMHAELQRCESELDVHLAEESKVRGASEQMILTLNQLSDETENAEREAEDMKINAIELKVEAEVTKHALKDAEMKLKLALEEAEVAKAAEDRILDQIRDLSERNNTAHASTTESGARITISREEYESLNRRAEECDKLASAKVAAATAHIEAAKLSENEALIKLEATQMEIEDIKKATHEALKKAEMAEKARKMVDSELRRWRERDHKKAAETVARVLAETPMPSSSSSSSRLSPRLYKIQKQHSLPQNMEARKLEKGKKILLPSISSFFPRKKSLQVERGLPSYLPGETPL, encoded by the exons ATGGTAGCTAGAATCAAGCAGAGTGTTACCGAGTCTCGTAAATCAACAAAATCAGTGGTTGGAGAGATTGACACTAATTCACCTATTCAATCTGTTAAAGATGCTGTTTCTCTATTCGGTGAAGCTGCTTTGTCTGCTGGGAATGTTACCATTAAGAaagcaaaatcaaaaccttattCTGTTGAG cgCGTTTGGGCAAAGGAAGCACAACTTCACTTAGCACAGGAAGAGCTGAACAAATTAAAGGCGAGGCTGAAAAATGCCAAAGCTACCAAGACGCAAGTCCTAATGGAGCTTGAAAAGACCAAAACAACTGTTATTGATCTGAAAAAAAAGCTTAAAGTTCTCAATGAATCAAGAGAATTCACAATTCATGCAACAAAAGCTTCAAAGAGTCAGGCTGTGAAACAGCTTAAAGAAGAACAGTGTGGAAATCTTAATGTAATCAATGGTGCTTCGAAAGAAGAGCTCAAAACTACTGTTCAGAGGTATAAATCTATCATTGCAGAACTTGACGTTGCAAAGCAAGAACTGAGGAAAATTCGTCAGGAGTGTAAGGAATCTTTGGAAGCAAGAGTTTCAGCTTTCAACCAAGCGGCAGAAGCTAAAGATGCAATGAACATAAATGCAAAACGAGCGTGTGAGCTTTCAAAAGAAATTTTAGCCGTACAAGAATCAATTCAGCAAATGAAGGTTGCATCTGTTGAAGCTGATCAACAGAAACAGGAGATACTAGTTGAGAAAAATGTTCCGAGGCAGTCATATAAATCTTCCCTCGAAGAATCAGAAAAGAAATTGCTCGCTTTAAAGAAACATTTTAATTCAGAACTCGTTGAAAATCTTGAAGCGAAGCTTACCGAGACAATGAGTGAAATATCAGCTATTCAGaaggaaattgaaaataaaaagatgtcGGACCTTGAACAAGTGAAAAGTGTCGCTTTGGAGCTTGATGGTGCTAAGGAAACACTGCAGAAAGTATCAGAAGAAGAAAGCTCTCTTAGAAGCTTGGTGGAAGCTCTTCGGATGGATTTGGAGTATGTAAAAAGAGACCACTCAGAATTGAAGGAAACAGAATGCGAAACTGAATCCATTGTTAAGAATATGCATGCCGAGCTTCAGAGATGTGAGTCAGAGCTTGATGTCCACTTGGCAGAAGAATCTAAAGTTAGGGGTGCATCTGAGCAAATGATCTTGACATTGAACCAGTTGTCCGATGAAACTGAAAATGCAGAGCGAGAAGCAGAAGATATGAAGATCAATGCAATCGAATTGAAGGTGGAAGCTGAAGTCACAAAACATGCATTAAAAGATGCAGAAATGAAGCTTAAACTAGCATTAGAAGAAGCAGAAGTGGCAAAAGCAGCAGAGGACCGTATTCTTGATCAGATCAGAGACTTATCTGAAAGGAATAATACTGCTCACGCTTCAACGACTGAATCCGGTGCTAGAATTACCATCTCGAGGGAGGAATATGAGTCCTTAAACCGCAGAGCTGAGGAGTGTGATAAACTAGCGAGTGCAAAAGTGGCGGCTGCGACAGCACATATTGAAGCTGCAAAGCTCAGTGAAAATGAGGCTCTCATAAAGTTAGAGGCAACTCAGATGGAAATTGAGGATATAAAGAAAGCAACGCATGAGGCCTTGAAAAAGGCCGAGATGGCTGAAAAAGCAAGGAAAATGGTGGACAGTGAGCTTAGAAGGTGGCGCGAGAGAGATCATAAGAAAGCAGCAGAAACTGTGGCTCGAGTATTGGCTGAAACACCAATGCCGTCATCATCATCGTCTTCATCACGTTTATCTCCTCGGCTTTACAAGATTCAAAAGCAGCATTCACTTCCACAAAACATGGAGGCGAGGAAGTTggaaaaagggaagaaaattCTATTGCCTAGTATTAGTAGCTTTTTTCCTAGGAAAAAAAGCTTGCAGGTTGAGAGAGGACTTCCTTCTTACCTTCCAGGTGAGACTCCTTTGTGA